A single region of the Pirellulaceae bacterium genome encodes:
- a CDS encoding lamin tail domain-containing protein has translation MKRRTSTRRSVEAKQDRRSHRLCFENCEARLVLDSTVVFNEVMYHPLEENLTEWVELYNQHSVDMDLTNWRITGGIEYSFPQGTVLPGGAYLVIAKQPAQLQEQRPGERVSLGPFEGVISDGGERIELRSGTNRLMDVLDFEDDNPWPVGPDGSGHSLSKVDEDDATANPSNWASSILSGGTPGSSNQKLARDPGTLVEFITSRSESQLLIPTASDTDKDWTSPEFEATAWQTITNKFGFDTSGFENATLSRFYPLDSNTTDATGNGDPGTLNSPTFQAAHPARLTGGQSLHFDGQDDVVTITDLASPMEYTISTWVRFDEINQQSIILRSFLSPTLLWSHQLRLNQDGLFEAHTSDGTRITVTGDTVAVPDRWYHIATSAASNGELRLYVDGIAEGAPVQLNSLRDDTNEWQLGVASGGSFGFFAGSIDEVAIFSDVLNSQQIQALAAGTRPNDLTGITHLFESDIEAQMHSVNSTAWVRTEFNVPQHEYYDQLSLTVQYDDGFVAYLNGKPVASRNAPPAIDWASAATDNGTPTSGFETIDLTEHVDAIRAGENVLAVHGLNRTTMDSDFLISTTLTGRTADSLRIPTAKFNEVAGADDATFWIEISNTTSTPISIDGYRIASSSGPSYTINGGPKLAPGDYYVLDETKLGFDAAKSTRLFLYTAKDQRIADAITIRDRLRGVDGNGQWQYPSLGTPTGANRFDIEEDIVINEIMYHARPTYAAPPAEAEDLITTLLPAGANDWRYRESSLGLPVGWAEQQHPVDEDEWFFGQAPIGYHIELLENLNTELPVPFLQRPAINTYYFETDFNVAEIPASSTLKLSHTLDDGAVFYLNGQEIFRHNLPSGRIDGSVRAETEILTPTLQEETILNATALQVGANRLSVEVHQASDLDPDIFLDAELSLQEPFSVADDYAASNEEWIELYNRGDQLIDLSNWKLNNGVSFPFPQGTKLEPKQFLVISNAPSQLTLTHDIQNVIGPFQGSLRNSNDGIELVDAKKNIVDTVEYFDDGRWPIYADGGGSSLELRDPRADNAIAESWAASQEGPRSEWAHYEYTRTVERFPYDPPIHFNEFIFGLLDSGEMLVDNVSVIEDPGGLNKQLIQNGSFETDLLGEHAEKWRLIGNHRESQVVIDPVNPANQALHLVAQSKSHYLSNHAETTLVDNTRVRNGNTYRISFDAKWLAGTAQLRSELYHKDAARTTILTQPSLSGTPGKTNSNVIDNQGPTYTNLLHHPAIPKSTEDVTVSVRADDPDGLSSVDLMYSVADGEQQRLRMTQTLEDTYEAIIPAQGNRSITQFYIEATDQRGASTTFPASGINSRALFRVDDRFERDELRHNIMVIMTDADRSELQSRTNMMDNYRYGSTVIYDANEIFYDVGTRYKGSMFTRNSRSTVGFNLRFDPEQKFRGVHETISFDQKNEREIQVKHLVAQAGLMGAMFDDVTIFQPPGATRGLPTLTTMAGQRNIYLDSQFENGSQGTFYKLEGIRVMQQTIDRDPESLKIYQPIGWVPALDVRDLGDNKEIYRWPFLILNNRARDDYAPIMKLAKTFELQGEELKSSITEVIDVDQWMQTLAMMSVTGIADVFGQAEENPHNVNFYVNPENNKILLFPWDWDFSFQISTNAPLTGKGKAIHKVVRLPRYERLLYGHLLHITDTVGNSDYMNPWAEHFGNLLRESFRSTGSYLDRRGSSIRSQIQKDFPPIDFRIHNDGPLTIDSDQITLSGQGWVNIRTLRVAGKDSPLDVTWDTQTGQNADHWQTTLPVPAGTHDLTIHAYDFNDDLIANQTVQVTSTLNSRPLIDSLRITEVNYNPHEPLTHLGELATNNDDFEFVELTNIGSAPINLAGVEFAQTIVNGSPQGIRFFFDAQMLDPQQHVVIVNDRSAFESRYGADRRIALGHDDNGRAGEFGGRLSNGGEQITLLDPHGTTISQFTYDDQDPWPQRADGNASSLIVVNPNGDYNDATNWQNSISFGGSPGAAPTAPKQTIVINEIQPSTTAPSVDQIELFNNTNQPIDVRHWYLSDGDNDYFKYTFPASTVIAPQGYLVLSQTEFGFGFNAQSSDDAWLIEADSTGRPQRFADHVVFDVTEPQQSFGRWPNGSGPLIKMQAPSFGAQNLPPTIAGDLNSNGLLDHQDVELICVAIRANATDPSYDLNNDRLINQADLFHLIEVEFSTSVGDANLDLIFDSSDLVAVFQAGTYEDNTPESSTWKTGDWNCDGSFQSSDLVTAFQRGRYADAERAARLITALPSTAAAHQPVPRKLQDHRKKTPPLLGLVPSIVPPFLDLQTAEHHRIFEQEHDWNGKNTAQADQLESILNEITSTKEDAKQTHLSTAHDKQSARV, from the coding sequence ATGAAACGGCGAACCTCAACACGACGTTCTGTCGAAGCAAAGCAAGACCGACGGTCACATCGGCTATGTTTCGAAAACTGTGAAGCCCGGTTGGTTCTGGACAGCACGGTGGTATTCAATGAAGTCATGTATCATCCGCTTGAAGAAAACCTGACTGAGTGGGTCGAGCTATACAACCAACATTCGGTTGACATGGATTTGACGAACTGGCGGATTACTGGCGGTATCGAATATTCGTTCCCCCAAGGAACCGTGCTTCCAGGGGGTGCCTATTTAGTCATTGCGAAACAACCCGCGCAGCTCCAAGAACAACGACCTGGTGAGAGGGTTTCGCTCGGCCCATTTGAGGGCGTGATATCGGATGGCGGCGAGCGGATTGAGTTGCGCAGCGGCACCAATCGCCTGATGGACGTCCTCGACTTCGAGGATGACAATCCGTGGCCAGTCGGGCCAGACGGATCTGGCCACAGCCTTTCGAAGGTCGACGAGGACGATGCGACGGCAAATCCTTCCAACTGGGCGAGCAGCATTTTATCGGGCGGCACGCCAGGTTCTTCCAACCAAAAGCTGGCGCGAGACCCCGGTACGTTGGTTGAGTTCATCACCAGTCGCAGCGAATCTCAGCTGCTCATTCCAACCGCCAGCGATACGGACAAAGATTGGACGTCTCCTGAATTCGAAGCCACAGCCTGGCAAACGATAACCAACAAATTTGGCTTTGACACCTCAGGGTTCGAAAACGCCACACTCTCGCGGTTCTACCCCCTCGACTCGAACACGACCGACGCAACGGGCAACGGCGACCCCGGGACACTCAACTCACCCACCTTTCAAGCAGCACATCCGGCACGCCTGACAGGTGGACAGTCCCTCCATTTCGACGGGCAGGACGATGTCGTTACGATTACTGATCTCGCGAGCCCAATGGAGTACACCATTTCCACCTGGGTTCGCTTCGATGAGATCAACCAACAAAGCATCATTCTACGCAGTTTCCTCAGCCCGACACTGCTCTGGTCACACCAACTTCGGTTGAACCAAGACGGATTGTTTGAAGCACACACCTCCGACGGTACTCGGATCACGGTGACCGGTGACACCGTAGCCGTGCCTGATCGCTGGTACCACATCGCCACCTCGGCGGCCTCGAATGGCGAATTACGACTTTACGTGGATGGCATCGCCGAAGGTGCCCCAGTCCAGCTCAATTCCCTGCGGGACGACACCAACGAATGGCAACTTGGCGTCGCATCTGGCGGATCCTTTGGTTTTTTCGCCGGAAGTATTGATGAGGTAGCAATTTTCTCAGACGTTCTGAATTCCCAACAGATTCAAGCGTTGGCAGCCGGTACTCGACCAAATGACCTGACTGGTATCACTCATCTATTTGAGTCCGACATCGAAGCCCAAATGCATTCAGTCAATTCAACGGCTTGGGTCCGAACCGAGTTTAACGTACCTCAACACGAATATTACGATCAACTTAGCTTGACCGTGCAATATGACGACGGATTTGTGGCTTACCTCAATGGTAAGCCAGTGGCGTCTCGCAATGCGCCCCCGGCAATTGACTGGGCGTCCGCGGCCACCGACAACGGAACGCCCACCAGTGGGTTCGAAACGATTGATCTCACCGAGCATGTGGATGCCATCCGAGCTGGCGAGAACGTGCTTGCGGTTCACGGATTGAACCGAACAACCATGGATTCCGATTTCTTGATCAGCACCACGCTAACCGGTCGAACGGCTGATTCGTTGAGGATTCCCACAGCCAAATTCAATGAAGTCGCCGGAGCTGACGACGCAACCTTTTGGATAGAGATTTCCAACACGACTTCCACCCCGATTAGCATCGACGGTTATCGCATCGCATCTTCAAGCGGCCCAAGTTACACCATCAACGGCGGACCAAAACTGGCGCCCGGTGATTACTACGTGCTTGACGAAACCAAACTCGGATTTGACGCGGCGAAATCAACTCGCTTATTCCTGTACACAGCGAAAGACCAGCGGATTGCCGACGCCATTACGATCCGCGACCGATTGCGGGGTGTCGATGGAAACGGACAATGGCAATATCCCTCCTTGGGCACGCCGACCGGAGCGAATCGTTTTGACATCGAGGAAGACATCGTCATCAATGAGATCATGTATCACGCGCGGCCGACCTATGCTGCACCTCCCGCGGAAGCCGAAGATCTGATTACCACGCTGCTACCCGCTGGTGCGAATGACTGGCGATATCGTGAATCGTCGCTGGGTCTCCCGGTGGGCTGGGCAGAGCAACAACACCCTGTGGACGAAGACGAGTGGTTCTTCGGACAAGCACCAATTGGATACCACATTGAATTGCTGGAAAACCTGAACACAGAACTCCCTGTCCCATTCCTGCAGCGCCCCGCCATTAACACTTACTACTTTGAAACTGATTTTAACGTCGCGGAAATCCCGGCCTCATCAACGTTGAAACTCTCCCACACCCTTGACGATGGCGCCGTCTTCTATTTGAACGGACAAGAAATTTTCCGGCACAATCTGCCCTCGGGTCGAATCGACGGAAGCGTCCGAGCCGAAACTGAAATCTTAACGCCAACGCTACAGGAAGAAACGATTCTCAACGCGACGGCACTTCAGGTTGGCGCAAACCGATTGTCGGTCGAAGTCCACCAAGCTTCGGATCTCGACCCTGACATTTTCCTCGATGCAGAACTCAGCCTTCAGGAACCCTTCTCAGTGGCAGACGACTATGCGGCCTCGAACGAAGAATGGATCGAACTTTATAACCGAGGTGATCAACTCATCGACCTTTCCAACTGGAAGCTTAACAATGGCGTCAGTTTCCCCTTCCCCCAAGGCACGAAACTCGAACCGAAGCAATTCCTGGTGATCTCAAATGCCCCCTCTCAGCTCACGTTAACTCACGACATCCAGAATGTGATCGGTCCATTCCAAGGCTCCTTGAGAAACAGCAACGATGGAATTGAACTCGTAGACGCGAAGAAGAACATTGTTGATACGGTCGAATACTTCGATGATGGACGCTGGCCAATTTACGCGGACGGCGGAGGGTCAAGTCTGGAATTACGGGACCCACGGGCAGACAATGCGATTGCCGAATCCTGGGCTGCGAGCCAAGAAGGACCGAGATCAGAATGGGCTCACTATGAATACACGCGAACGGTAGAACGCTTCCCGTATGATCCCCCCATCCACTTCAATGAATTCATTTTCGGCCTCTTGGATTCCGGAGAAATGCTGGTCGACAACGTCAGTGTCATCGAAGATCCGGGAGGGCTCAATAAACAGTTGATCCAAAACGGCTCTTTTGAAACGGATCTCCTTGGCGAGCACGCGGAAAAATGGCGACTCATAGGTAACCACCGCGAGAGCCAGGTAGTCATCGATCCTGTCAATCCGGCCAATCAAGCACTTCACTTGGTGGCACAATCCAAATCCCATTACTTGAGCAATCATGCTGAGACAACGCTTGTCGACAACACCCGAGTCCGCAACGGCAACACCTATCGAATTTCCTTCGATGCAAAATGGCTTGCCGGCACCGCCCAATTACGATCGGAGCTCTACCACAAAGACGCCGCACGCACGACGATTCTTACGCAACCCAGCCTGAGTGGAACACCCGGCAAAACGAATTCAAACGTAATCGACAACCAAGGCCCTACCTACACAAACCTGCTCCATCACCCCGCGATCCCAAAGTCCACTGAGGACGTCACCGTATCAGTCCGAGCTGATGACCCCGACGGCCTATCCTCGGTCGATCTGATGTATTCGGTTGCTGACGGTGAACAACAACGACTTCGCATGACGCAAACTTTGGAAGACACCTACGAGGCGATCATTCCCGCACAGGGAAACCGATCGATCACTCAATTCTACATAGAAGCTACCGATCAACGAGGGGCGAGCACGACCTTCCCGGCGAGCGGAATCAATTCACGAGCCTTGTTCCGTGTTGACGATCGCTTCGAACGAGATGAACTACGCCACAACATCATGGTGATCATGACGGACGCTGATCGGTCAGAACTTCAATCTCGCACCAACATGATGGACAACTATCGCTATGGATCAACCGTAATCTACGATGCCAACGAGATATTCTATGACGTTGGCACCCGCTACAAAGGCAGCATGTTCACCCGCAACAGCCGTTCGACAGTTGGCTTCAATCTACGATTCGATCCGGAACAGAAATTCCGAGGCGTTCACGAAACGATCTCATTCGACCAAAAAAACGAACGAGAGATTCAAGTCAAGCACTTGGTCGCCCAAGCAGGCCTGATGGGAGCGATGTTTGATGATGTCACCATTTTCCAACCACCGGGGGCAACGAGAGGGCTGCCTACCCTCACTACCATGGCAGGCCAACGCAACATCTACCTTGACTCTCAATTTGAAAACGGGAGCCAAGGAACATTTTACAAGCTGGAAGGTATTCGCGTCATGCAGCAGACGATCGATCGTGATCCCGAAAGCCTAAAAATCTATCAACCTATCGGCTGGGTCCCGGCTTTGGACGTTCGAGATCTGGGTGATAATAAAGAAATCTATCGCTGGCCATTTTTGATCTTGAACAATCGGGCCCGAGACGATTATGCCCCGATCATGAAACTCGCCAAAACATTTGAGCTGCAGGGCGAGGAACTCAAGTCATCCATCACGGAAGTCATCGATGTCGATCAATGGATGCAAACCCTTGCCATGATGTCGGTCACCGGGATCGCCGATGTCTTTGGGCAGGCGGAAGAAAATCCCCACAACGTCAATTTCTACGTCAACCCAGAAAACAACAAGATCCTGCTGTTTCCTTGGGACTGGGATTTTTCTTTTCAAATCTCAACCAACGCCCCTCTCACCGGGAAAGGCAAGGCGATTCACAAGGTGGTCCGGCTGCCACGTTACGAACGCTTGCTTTACGGTCATCTCCTCCACATCACCGATACGGTGGGCAATTCCGACTACATGAATCCCTGGGCTGAACATTTCGGAAACCTATTACGAGAATCGTTTCGCTCCACCGGCTCCTACCTCGACCGACGAGGAAGCAGTATTCGCAGTCAAATCCAAAAGGATTTCCCTCCAATTGATTTCCGCATCCACAACGATGGACCGCTGACCATCGATAGTGATCAGATCACGCTCAGCGGTCAGGGATGGGTGAATATCCGCACTCTGAGAGTCGCCGGCAAGGATTCTCCACTCGATGTTACCTGGGACACCCAAACAGGACAGAACGCCGACCACTGGCAAACGACCCTGCCCGTGCCAGCAGGCACGCACGACCTTACAATCCACGCGTATGACTTCAACGACGACCTCATCGCCAATCAGACCGTCCAGGTCACCAGCACGCTCAATTCGAGGCCATTGATCGACTCGTTACGAATCACTGAAGTCAATTACAATCCCCACGAACCTCTCACTCATCTTGGCGAATTAGCCACCAACAACGACGACTTTGAATTCGTTGAGCTAACCAATATTGGCTCAGCCCCCATCAACTTAGCCGGAGTCGAGTTTGCTCAAACCATCGTCAATGGGTCACCTCAGGGAATCCGCTTTTTCTTCGACGCGCAGATGCTCGATCCACAACAACACGTCGTCATCGTGAATGATCGATCTGCGTTCGAATCGCGGTATGGCGCAGACCGCCGCATCGCGTTAGGTCACGACGACAACGGCAGGGCAGGGGAGTTTGGCGGCCGCTTGAGTAACGGCGGCGAACAAATCACACTCTTGGACCCGCACGGGACAACTATCTCCCAATTCACCTATGATGACCAAGACCCTTGGCCGCAACGTGCTGACGGGAACGCAAGTTCTTTGATCGTCGTCAATCCCAATGGCGATTACAACGATGCAACCAATTGGCAAAATAGCATTTCTTTCGGCGGCTCTCCCGGTGCAGCCCCAACGGCACCAAAACAAACCATCGTGATCAACGAAATTCAACCGTCAACCACTGCGCCGTCAGTCGACCAAATCGAACTCTTCAACAATACAAATCAACCCATCGACGTGCGACATTGGTATCTCAGCGATGGAGACAATGATTACTTCAAGTACACTTTCCCCGCCTCCACCGTGATTGCCCCACAGGGATATCTCGTGTTGAGTCAGACTGAATTCGGATTTGGTTTCAACGCGCAATCATCCGATGACGCTTGGCTCATCGAAGCCGACAGCACCGGCCGTCCACAGCGTTTCGCCGACCATGTCGTTTTTGACGTTACTGAACCGCAACAATCATTCGGCCGATGGCCGAATGGATCAGGGCCGCTCATAAAAATGCAAGCCCCAAGTTTTGGCGCACAAAACTTGCCTCCGACCATCGCAGGCGACCTCAATTCCAATGGACTCCTCGATCATCAGGACGTCGAACTAATCTGCGTAGCCATTCGAGCCAACGCAACCGACCCCAGCTATGACCTTAACAACGACAGGTTGATCAACCAGGCCGATCTTTTTCACCTGATCGAAGTCGAATTCTCAACCAGCGTTGGAGATGCCAATCTTGATCTCATCTTTGACTCGTCCGATCTGGTCGCTGTATTTCAAGCAGGAACCTACGAAGACAACACCCCCGAGAGCTCAACCTGGAAAACCGGCGACTGGAATTGCGACGGAAGCTTCCAGTCCAGCGATTTGGTGACCGCCTTCCAACGTGGCCGGTATGCCGACGCGGAGCGTGCAGCCCGGCTCATTACTGCACTACCGTCCACCGCAGCGGCCCATCAGCCTGTCCCAAGAAAGTTGCAAGACCACCGCAAAAAGACCCCACCGCTTCTCGGCCTGGTTCCATCGATCGTCCCGCCCTTCCTCGATTTACAGACAGCCGAACACCATCGTATTTTTGAACAAGAGCACGACTGGAACGGCAAAAACACCGCCCAAGCCGACCAACTAGAATCTATTTTGAATGAAATCACGTCGACCAAAGAGGATGCAAAACAGACCCACCTATCGACTGCGCACGACAAACAGAGTGCTAGGGTTTGA
- a CDS encoding MEKHLA domain-containing protein: MADDEIWKSTAWIAHTRLLLDSYERWLGTALISRQTSELQQSKELFEVPFVVLSHGTQADPILNYGNAVALKLWEMDVTTFTQTPSRYTAEPVQRDDRAAVLARTTRDGYVDDYRGIRISGSGKRFQIDRATVWNLVGPQGTDAGQAATFTDWRWLATS, from the coding sequence GTGGCCGACGACGAAATCTGGAAATCAACTGCCTGGATAGCGCACACACGACTGCTCCTCGATTCGTATGAACGCTGGCTGGGCACGGCTTTAATTTCACGGCAAACCAGCGAACTGCAGCAATCAAAGGAACTTTTCGAAGTCCCATTCGTTGTTCTTTCACACGGTACTCAAGCCGACCCAATTCTTAATTACGGCAACGCCGTCGCCCTGAAACTATGGGAAATGGACGTGACGACGTTCACACAAACCCCTTCTCGATACACAGCCGAACCGGTACAGCGAGATGATCGGGCTGCGGTACTGGCGCGAACCACCCGAGACGGCTATGTCGATGACTATCGAGGCATTCGTATCAGCGGCTCGGGCAAGCGTTTTCAAATAGACCGAGCCACTGTTTGGAACCTCGTCGGGCCGCAAGGAACTGATGCTGGTCAGGCCGCCACATTTACCGATTGGCGTTGGTTAGCCACATCCTAG
- a CDS encoding AAA domain-containing protein has translation MVPEHLRQLADLISLEAQAEKQLAAERLAGKSPVAAESTGEALIDLAIEDEAPGLGQRFVVSFVKRNRSLELPWTRLRGGSPVLLTDLESDECVRGVVVRRDRRVIQVSVADLPMGERFRLDLAADEITRQRQMDAMNRAATAERGRLAVLRDVLLGQRIPQFRDLPALDFFADLSDSQRDAVQFALSAEEIGIVHGPPGTGKTTTVVEIIRQAVAAGDSVLACGPSNHAVDHLASKLDLAGLNVVRVGHPARVQESLQMLTLDSRVAHQDRVKVARDCVKEAMQLQRKASRFTRARPEPGEKRAWREAARELFAEARRHERLAIQEVLDAADVVCGTTTIDPGLMGERRFDRLVIDECCQSTEPGCWVPLQFADRIILAGDHCQLPPTVISHQASQAGLSTSLQERLVDLYGDSVFRRLTTQYRMHHQIMQFSSEYFYEGQLQAAPEVAKRCLADFSTVISDKLTKQAVEFFDTAGADFDEEIEPDGSSRLNPREARFVIMKVQQLLDAGLAPAAIGVISPYSAQVRHLQARLQNEAIEIDSVDGFQGREKEAIVFSAVRSNRQGEIGFLKDIRRTNVALTRARRKLIFIGDSATLGKHAFYDDLIDYFQSLDAHRSVWEEPID, from the coding sequence ATGGTTCCAGAGCATCTCCGACAACTCGCCGACTTGATATCCCTCGAGGCTCAGGCCGAAAAGCAGTTGGCAGCGGAGCGTTTGGCGGGGAAATCACCCGTTGCCGCAGAATCCACTGGTGAAGCGCTGATCGATCTGGCCATTGAAGACGAGGCGCCCGGTCTGGGGCAGCGATTTGTCGTTTCGTTCGTGAAGCGAAACCGATCGCTCGAGCTGCCCTGGACTCGTTTGCGTGGAGGTTCACCGGTTTTGCTGACGGACTTGGAGTCGGACGAATGCGTGCGAGGAGTGGTCGTTCGTCGTGATCGTCGGGTGATTCAAGTCTCGGTTGCCGATTTACCGATGGGGGAGCGGTTTCGGTTGGATTTGGCGGCGGATGAGATTACTCGCCAGCGTCAAATGGATGCAATGAATCGGGCTGCAACGGCAGAACGTGGCCGATTGGCGGTCTTGCGGGATGTGCTTCTTGGTCAACGAATTCCGCAATTTCGCGACTTACCCGCGTTAGATTTCTTTGCTGATTTGAGCGACTCGCAACGCGATGCGGTTCAATTTGCTCTCTCGGCAGAGGAAATTGGAATTGTGCATGGACCACCGGGGACCGGAAAGACGACGACCGTTGTCGAAATTATCCGCCAAGCTGTTGCTGCCGGTGATTCCGTGCTGGCGTGTGGTCCAAGCAATCATGCGGTGGATCACTTGGCCTCAAAGCTGGATTTGGCGGGACTCAATGTGGTGCGGGTGGGGCATCCAGCTCGGGTCCAAGAGTCGCTACAAATGCTCACGCTCGATTCCAGGGTTGCTCATCAGGACCGGGTCAAGGTTGCTCGAGACTGCGTCAAAGAGGCGATGCAATTGCAACGAAAAGCTAGCCGTTTTACTCGAGCTCGACCCGAGCCGGGTGAGAAGCGAGCTTGGCGAGAAGCCGCTCGTGAGCTGTTTGCGGAAGCTCGACGACATGAACGCTTAGCAATTCAAGAGGTGTTAGATGCGGCTGATGTGGTGTGCGGTACAACAACAATCGATCCTGGGTTGATGGGTGAACGGCGGTTTGATCGCTTGGTGATTGATGAATGTTGCCAAAGTACAGAACCCGGATGTTGGGTGCCCTTGCAATTTGCCGATCGGATCATCTTGGCAGGTGACCATTGTCAATTACCGCCGACGGTCATTTCTCATCAGGCGTCGCAGGCCGGTCTGTCGACAAGTTTGCAAGAAAGGCTGGTGGACCTCTATGGCGATTCAGTGTTTCGTCGTTTGACGACGCAATATCGAATGCACCATCAGATTATGCAGTTTTCATCGGAATATTTTTATGAGGGGCAGCTTCAAGCGGCTCCCGAAGTTGCGAAACGATGTCTGGCTGATTTCTCTACCGTCATCTCGGATAAGCTCACGAAGCAGGCGGTTGAATTCTTCGACACAGCGGGTGCTGATTTTGATGAAGAAATCGAGCCGGACGGATCGAGTCGCCTGAATCCACGGGAAGCCCGATTCGTCATAATGAAGGTACAGCAGCTGCTGGATGCAGGGCTCGCACCAGCGGCAATCGGTGTGATCTCTCCCTATTCGGCACAAGTTCGTCACCTGCAGGCCAGGCTTCAAAACGAGGCTATCGAGATCGACAGTGTGGACGGCTTTCAAGGGCGTGAAAAAGAGGCCATCGTCTTTTCGGCCGTACGTTCCAATCGACAAGGAGAAATTGGCTTTCTGAAAGATATTCGACGGACGAACGTCGCGCTGACCCGAGCTCGCCGTAAGCTTATTTTTATTGGAGACAGCGCGACCTTAGGTAAGCATGCGTTCTACGATGATTTGATCGATTACTTTCAATCTCTCGATGCGCATCGGTCTGTCTGGGAAGAACCAATCGACTGA
- a CDS encoding PEP-CTERM sorting domain-containing protein (PEP-CTERM proteins occur, often in large numbers, in the proteomes of bacteria that also encode an exosortase, a predicted intramembrane cysteine proteinase. The presence of a PEP-CTERM domain at a protein's C-terminus predicts cleavage within the sorting domain, followed by covalent anchoring to some some component of the (usually Gram-negative) cell surface. Many PEP-CTERM proteins exhibit an unusual sequence composition that includes large numbers of potential glycosylation sites. Expression of one such protein has been shown restore the ability of a bacterium to form floc, a type of biofilm.), producing MNLNNGYWFTRQVSGALSTTRISTARPMLKSALCIFLLGVWVLATWGVSEGHADGIYLRKSTGDEIDFSLGRPLRPLRPPMFGVDPKPNEQTTSYWEHLELLWRLTDQADTVTDLVASNRDDISVAVPMFDYSRKIALAVESEQQGQHLTVDSFVINPAFVTMDYRYPEDVPKEYVQPLGSLAAGDYLLTARLFELSPDFASFDYGEIDFEQFKQDPLGYDLPKGFIREMTEEQVAFTISLFGDFNNNDKYDADDIDLLNSELRAPRGSLDFDVNDDGILDKNDRLSWVNDVASAQFGDANFDGKFDSGDLVLVFQGGQYEDSIPMNSSWATGDFDGDAEFTTSDLVIAFTYDFDTRPRANAQAVPEPTSVFLLVFGVLGLMLRRRRPVR from the coding sequence ATGAATCTGAATAATGGATATTGGTTTACGCGACAGGTGTCAGGTGCTCTATCGACAACACGAATTTCTACGGCCAGACCGATGCTCAAGTCGGCACTCTGCATTTTCCTTCTGGGGGTCTGGGTGCTCGCGACGTGGGGTGTCTCTGAAGGTCATGCTGATGGAATTTACCTTCGTAAAAGTACCGGAGACGAGATCGATTTTTCTCTAGGCAGGCCATTGCGGCCTTTACGGCCACCGATGTTTGGCGTGGACCCCAAACCGAACGAGCAGACGACTTCTTATTGGGAACATCTGGAATTGCTTTGGAGGTTGACTGACCAGGCAGATACCGTCACGGATCTCGTTGCGTCCAACCGCGATGATATCTCGGTAGCAGTTCCCATGTTTGATTATTCGAGAAAGATTGCACTCGCCGTTGAGTCTGAGCAGCAGGGGCAGCATTTAACGGTAGATTCGTTCGTGATCAATCCCGCCTTTGTGACCATGGATTACCGATACCCAGAAGATGTTCCCAAGGAGTATGTCCAACCGCTTGGTAGCCTAGCCGCAGGAGACTACTTGCTCACGGCCCGCCTTTTCGAATTGTCACCTGACTTCGCCAGTTTTGACTACGGCGAGATTGACTTTGAGCAATTCAAGCAAGATCCGCTTGGTTATGATCTGCCAAAGGGCTTTATCCGAGAAATGACGGAAGAGCAAGTTGCGTTTACGATTTCGTTGTTTGGTGACTTCAACAACAACGATAAATACGATGCGGACGACATCGATCTATTAAATTCGGAATTGCGTGCGCCACGTGGATCGTTGGATTTTGACGTCAACGATGATGGGATCCTGGACAAGAACGACCGCCTATCTTGGGTGAATGATGTGGCGTCAGCCCAATTCGGTGATGCTAATTTTGATGGCAAATTCGACTCTGGCGATCTTGTCTTGGTATTCCAAGGTGGCCAATACGAAGACTCGATCCCAATGAATTCCAGTTGGGCCACAGGTGATTTTGACGGAGATGCGGAGTTCACGACGAGCGATCTCGTAATCGCCTTTACCTATGATTTTGATACGAGGCCCCGGGCGAATGCACAGGCGGTACCGGAGCCCACATCGGTATTTTTGTTGGTATTCGGAGTCTTGGGCTTGATGCTTCGAAGGCGTCGTCCGGTTCGTTGA